One window from the genome of Leucobacter aridicollis encodes:
- a CDS encoding GlxA family transcriptional regulator, whose product MGDHLRKVAVVILDGAKPLDVGIPAQVFTTRPSMPYEVRVCGVEPGLVSGGDGLSYAVEQGLEALAEAELIFIPGYRHPDREEPPAALVDALRAAHDRGARLAAISTGAFALAATGLLDGKRATTHWHYSRIFAERFPRIQVNESVLFVDEGSVLTSAGAASGIDLCLHILRGDLGMASANHAARRLVAAPYRSGGQAQYVRRSVPPTIGERFSATREWALTHLDEQLTIESLSRHANVSPRTFSRRFREETGYTPMQWVMRARIDLARELLENTDFGIDEIALSVGLGSGANLRQFFRRVLGTTPSEYRRTFTAGE is encoded by the coding sequence ATGGGGGATCACCTTCGCAAGGTCGCCGTCGTCATCTTGGACGGCGCGAAGCCACTGGACGTTGGAATCCCCGCGCAGGTCTTCACGACGAGGCCGAGCATGCCGTACGAGGTGCGCGTCTGCGGCGTGGAACCGGGGCTCGTTTCGGGCGGCGACGGGCTGTCGTACGCCGTTGAACAGGGGCTTGAAGCTCTTGCGGAAGCCGAGCTGATCTTCATCCCCGGGTACCGGCACCCAGACCGTGAGGAGCCGCCGGCGGCCCTCGTCGACGCCCTGCGTGCTGCCCACGACAGGGGCGCGCGCCTCGCAGCGATCTCGACTGGCGCGTTCGCGCTCGCGGCGACGGGGCTGCTCGACGGCAAGCGCGCGACGACGCACTGGCACTACTCGCGCATCTTCGCTGAGCGCTTTCCGCGTATCCAGGTCAACGAGAGCGTGCTCTTTGTTGACGAGGGTTCGGTGCTTACGTCGGCCGGGGCCGCGTCAGGCATTGACCTGTGCCTGCACATCTTGCGGGGCGACCTCGGCATGGCGAGTGCGAACCACGCGGCAAGGCGCCTCGTCGCGGCTCCGTATCGCTCCGGCGGGCAAGCGCAGTACGTGCGCAGGAGCGTGCCGCCGACGATCGGGGAACGGTTTTCGGCGACGCGCGAGTGGGCGCTCACGCACCTCGACGAGCAACTCACCATCGAGTCGCTGTCTCGGCACGCGAACGTGTCGCCGCGAACGTTCTCGCGGCGTTTTCGCGAGGAGACGGGCTATACCCCTATGCAGTGGGTGATGCGTGCCCGGATCGATCTCGCGCGTGAACTGCTTGAGAATACTGATTTCGGGATCGATGAGATCGCCCTCTCTGTCGGCCTCGGGTCAGGCGCGAACCTGCGGCAGTTTTTTCGCCGGGTACTCGGCACGACGCCGAGTGAGTACAGGCGCACGTTTACCGCGGGGGAGTAA
- the smpB gene encoding SsrA-binding protein SmpB, whose protein sequence is MPKETGEKLIASNKKARHDYLILDTYEAGLVLTGSEVKSLRMGRASLVDGYVFIDRGEAWLDAAYIPEYLNGSWTNHAPRRKRKLLLHRKQIDKLHEKTREGGMTIVPLRLYFLDGRVKVEIALAKGKREFDKRQTLREQQDKREAERAMRQRNRGAE, encoded by the coding sequence ATGCCCAAGGAGACCGGTGAGAAGCTCATCGCTTCGAACAAGAAGGCGCGCCACGACTACCTCATCCTCGACACGTACGAGGCTGGTCTGGTGCTCACTGGTAGTGAGGTGAAGTCGCTTCGTATGGGGCGCGCCTCGCTCGTCGACGGCTACGTGTTCATTGACAGGGGAGAGGCGTGGCTCGACGCCGCCTACATCCCTGAGTACCTCAACGGATCGTGGACGAACCACGCGCCGCGCCGCAAGCGCAAGCTCCTGCTTCACCGCAAGCAGATCGACAAGCTACACGAGAAGACTCGCGAGGGCGGCATGACGATCGTGCCGCTGCGGCTGTACTTCCTCGACGGCCGCGTGAAGGTCGAGATCGCGCTCGCGAAGGGCAAGCGTGAGTTCGACAAGCGTCAGACCCTGCGTGAGCAGCAGGATAAGCGCGAGGCTGAGCGGGCAATGCGGCAGCGCAACCGCGGTGCTGAGTAG
- the ftsE gene encoding cell division ATP-binding protein FtsE, whose protein sequence is MILFENVTKKYRGTQKPALDSVDLKIDRGEFVFIVGASGSGKSSCLRLILREDRPTSGQIHVAGQDLSKISSRKVPYFRRGLGTVFQDFRLLANKTVFDNVAFTLQVIGKSRGYIQEAVPDTLEMVGLTGKAKRFPHELSGGEQQRVAIARAIVNKPAILLADEPTGNLDPATSLGIMQLLKAINASGTTVVMATHEATFVDIMQQRVVELSQGVVVRDDVEGGYGHTASIPIAELTDTGARVLRTSEEVVRQALAPDIERLRAQDAAAEVTPGDVEIQLPDAMPSAAAEQTLDPIMEDEAEPLATRLEEGADLNVPPPPDEAVPGKRIPSFLEPDVESTVQVAEAGGFAERLGLSDDDQGNVGPTR, encoded by the coding sequence ATGATCCTCTTTGAAAACGTCACCAAGAAGTACCGCGGCACGCAAAAACCCGCGCTCGATTCGGTGGATCTCAAGATCGACCGCGGCGAGTTCGTCTTCATCGTCGGCGCGTCGGGCTCCGGTAAATCGAGTTGCCTGCGGCTCATTTTGCGTGAGGATCGCCCGACCTCGGGGCAGATTCACGTCGCCGGTCAGGATCTCAGCAAGATCTCATCGCGCAAGGTTCCGTACTTCCGCCGCGGCCTCGGCACGGTCTTCCAGGACTTCAGACTGCTCGCGAACAAGACAGTGTTCGACAATGTCGCGTTCACCCTGCAGGTCATTGGCAAGTCACGCGGCTACATCCAAGAAGCCGTGCCTGACACCCTCGAGATGGTGGGGCTTACTGGCAAAGCAAAGCGGTTTCCGCACGAGCTCTCTGGCGGTGAGCAGCAGCGCGTTGCGATTGCCCGGGCAATTGTGAACAAGCCGGCGATCCTGCTCGCCGACGAGCCGACAGGCAACCTTGACCCGGCGACGAGCCTCGGTATCATGCAGCTGCTCAAGGCGATCAACGCCTCGGGCACGACGGTGGTGATGGCGACCCACGAGGCGACCTTTGTCGACATCATGCAGCAGCGCGTTGTCGAGCTCTCGCAGGGAGTCGTTGTCCGCGACGATGTCGAGGGCGGCTACGGTCACACGGCATCGATCCCGATCGCCGAGCTCACAGACACCGGTGCCCGCGTGCTCCGCACCTCGGAAGAGGTCGTGCGCCAGGCGCTCGCCCCCGACATCGAGCGGCTACGCGCGCAGGATGCGGCGGCAGAGGTGACACCCGGTGACGTCGAGATTCAGCTCCCCGACGCCATGCCCTCGGCCGCCGCTGAACAGACACTCGACCCGATTATGGAGGACGAGGCAGAGCCGCTCGCGACGCGGCTCGAAGAAGGCGCAGACTTGAACGTTCCACCACCACCGGACGAGGCGGTGCCCGGCAAACGCATACCGTCGTTCCTCGAGCCCGACGTTGAGAGCACAGTGCAGGTGGCAGAGGCCGGCGGATTCGCCGAGCGGCTCGGCCTCAGCGACGACGATCAAGGGAATGTGGGGCCGACCCGATGA
- the ftsX gene encoding permease-like cell division protein FtsX, producing MRFRLVVGEVWSGLRRNLSVVISVILVTFVSLTFVGAAILMQQQVQQMKSFWYDRAQVAVYLCTSHDRSATCDGSDAGEDEIAAVEAALQSEMLAPYIDDYFFLDHDQAYEEFAKQFEGNPILDVTSPDQLNQTYWVKLKDAAKSQIILETFTGIPGVQSVKDQQSLLDRIFLFLGVASYTAIAIAGLMLIAAMLLISTTIRLSAFSRRREIGIMRLVGASNRFIQTPFILEGIIAALIGAVLAGAASVAIVKFFVQGFLVKEVPFTSYITVEQSLIVPPILIALGVILSAIAAKIAITRYLRV from the coding sequence ATGAGATTCAGGCTCGTAGTGGGAGAGGTCTGGAGCGGCCTGCGCCGCAACCTCTCCGTCGTTATTTCAGTGATCCTCGTCACCTTCGTGTCGCTGACGTTTGTCGGCGCTGCGATTCTCATGCAGCAGCAAGTGCAGCAGATGAAGTCGTTCTGGTACGACCGCGCCCAGGTCGCGGTCTACCTCTGCACCTCGCACGACCGCAGCGCGACGTGTGACGGCAGCGATGCTGGAGAAGACGAGATCGCGGCTGTCGAAGCTGCCCTGCAGTCGGAGATGCTTGCGCCCTACATTGATGACTACTTCTTCCTCGACCACGACCAGGCGTACGAAGAGTTCGCCAAGCAGTTTGAGGGCAACCCGATCCTTGACGTCACGAGCCCCGATCAGCTCAACCAGACGTACTGGGTGAAGCTCAAAGACGCGGCGAAGTCGCAGATCATCCTCGAGACGTTCACTGGCATCCCCGGGGTCCAGAGCGTGAAAGACCAACAAAGCCTGCTCGATCGAATCTTCCTGTTCCTCGGGGTAGCGAGCTATACCGCGATCGCAATCGCGGGCCTCATGCTCATTGCGGCAATGCTGCTTATCTCCACGACGATCAGGCTCTCCGCATTCTCTCGTAGGCGCGAGATCGGGATCATGCGACTTGTCGGCGCCTCGAACCGATTCATCCAGACGCCGTTCATACTCGAGGGAATCATTGCCGCCCTCATCGGCGCGGTCTTGGCGGGCGCCGCCTCCGTCGCCATCGTGAAGTTCTTCGTCCAGGGCTTCCTCGTGAAGGAAGTTCCGTTCACGAGCTACATCACTGTCGAGCAGTCGTTGATCGTGCCCCCGATCCTCATCGCGCTTGGCGTGATCCTTTCGGCGATCGCCGCCAAGATCGCGATCACCCGCTACCTGCGCGTCTAG
- the prfB gene encoding peptide chain release factor 2, with protein sequence MLEQDFAARIRSLRSTYADIAEVTDLPKLDREIAELEEQAAAPDLWDDPEAAQVVTSGLSHRQARVRKVRGVESRIDDVEVLAELAEEAGDADTEAEVLAELAAIETLIQDLEVQTLLSGEYDAESAVMTIRSGAGGDDATDFAEMLLRMYLRWAEDRGYPTKVLDTSYAEGAGIKSATIEIDAPYAFGTLSVEAGTHRLARISPFGSADKRQTSFAAVEVIPLLAEATEVEIPETDIRVDVYRSSGPGGQSVNTTDSAVRITHIPTGIVISMQNEKSQIQNRAAAMRLLQARLLILQREEEAAKKKELAGNITASWGDQIRSYFLYGQQLVKDLRTGHESTQPDAVFDGDLDGFIAAGIRWRSLNK encoded by the coding sequence ATGCTTGAACAGGACTTCGCCGCAAGGATCCGCTCGCTCCGATCGACGTACGCAGACATCGCGGAGGTCACCGACCTGCCGAAGCTCGACCGCGAGATTGCTGAGCTTGAGGAGCAGGCGGCAGCACCCGATCTGTGGGACGATCCGGAGGCCGCGCAGGTCGTGACGAGCGGGCTTTCGCACAGGCAGGCGCGTGTGCGAAAGGTGCGCGGCGTCGAGTCGCGCATCGATGACGTCGAGGTACTCGCTGAGCTCGCCGAAGAAGCCGGAGACGCAGACACCGAGGCCGAGGTGCTCGCTGAGCTCGCCGCCATCGAGACGCTCATTCAGGATCTCGAGGTCCAGACACTGCTGTCGGGGGAGTACGACGCCGAGTCCGCGGTAATGACGATCCGATCGGGTGCGGGCGGCGACGACGCAACCGACTTTGCGGAGATGTTGCTGCGGATGTACCTGCGGTGGGCGGAGGATCGCGGCTACCCGACGAAGGTGCTCGACACCTCGTACGCAGAGGGTGCCGGCATCAAGTCGGCGACGATCGAGATCGACGCACCCTACGCGTTCGGCACGCTCTCGGTCGAGGCCGGCACGCACCGCCTCGCGCGGATCAGCCCGTTCGGCTCGGCCGACAAGCGCCAGACGAGCTTCGCCGCAGTCGAGGTGATTCCGCTGCTCGCCGAGGCGACCGAGGTCGAGATCCCCGAGACCGACATCCGTGTGGATGTGTATCGTTCGAGCGGCCCAGGCGGTCAGTCAGTGAACACGACCGACTCCGCGGTGCGCATCACGCACATCCCCACTGGCATCGTCATCTCGATGCAGAACGAGAAGAGTCAGATCCAGAACCGCGCGGCTGCGATGCGCCTGCTGCAGGCCCGGCTGCTCATTCTGCAGCGCGAGGAAGAAGCTGCGAAGAAGAAGGAGCTCGCTGGCAATATTACGGCGAGCTGGGGCGATCAGATTCGCTCATACTTCCTGTACGGGCAGCAGCTCGTGAAGGACCTGCGGACGGGGCATGAGTCGACCCAGCCTGACGCGGTGTTCGACGGCGATCTCGATGGGTTTATTGCGGCCGGTATCCGTTGGCGATCACTGAACAAGTAG
- the gap gene encoding type I glyceraldehyde-3-phosphate dehydrogenase, with the protein MTARIAINGFGRIGRGLLRAILEQGSDLDLVAVNDLGDGDALAQLFNFDSVYGRAKDRMRFEDGHLIVGDRKIQIIAEREPAKLPWGELNIDVVVESTGRFTNAKDAALHLEAGAKRVLVSAPSKGADVTIARGVNQEAYDPESHRIISNASCTTNALAPVAQVLNDLAGIEQGFMMTAHAYTGDQSLVDGPHKDPRRARAAALNIVPSSTGAAKAIGLVLPELDGKLQGDSLRVPVPVGSIVELTAIVKRDITRDELLAAFKEAAEGRLQGVLAYSEDPLVSSDIVGDPHSSIFDSELARVEGKLVKVSAWYDNEWGFSNRVAETLEFLTR; encoded by the coding sequence ATGACAGCTCGTATTGCTATCAACGGTTTTGGCAGGATTGGCCGCGGCCTGCTCCGCGCGATCCTCGAACAGGGCAGCGATCTCGACCTCGTAGCAGTGAACGACCTCGGCGACGGCGACGCGCTCGCACAGCTCTTCAACTTCGACTCCGTCTACGGGCGGGCGAAAGATCGGATGCGCTTCGAAGACGGCCACCTCATCGTCGGCGATCGCAAGATCCAGATCATTGCAGAGCGCGAGCCCGCGAAGCTCCCCTGGGGAGAGCTGAACATCGACGTCGTCGTGGAATCAACGGGTCGCTTCACGAACGCGAAGGACGCGGCGCTCCACCTCGAAGCAGGCGCCAAGCGCGTGCTCGTGAGCGCGCCCTCGAAGGGAGCCGACGTGACGATCGCTCGCGGCGTCAACCAAGAGGCATACGACCCCGAGAGCCACCGCATCATCTCGAACGCCTCGTGCACCACGAACGCGCTCGCTCCCGTCGCGCAGGTGCTGAACGACCTCGCAGGCATCGAGCAGGGCTTCATGATGACCGCCCACGCCTACACGGGTGACCAGAGTCTCGTCGATGGCCCGCACAAGGATCCGCGCCGCGCACGCGCTGCCGCACTGAACATCGTGCCCTCCTCGACCGGAGCTGCCAAGGCAATCGGCCTCGTGCTCCCCGAGCTTGACGGCAAGCTCCAGGGTGACTCGCTGCGCGTTCCCGTGCCAGTCGGCTCGATCGTCGAGCTCACTGCAATCGTGAAGCGCGACATCACCCGAGATGAGCTGCTCGCGGCCTTCAAGGAGGCAGCGGAAGGCCGCCTGCAGGGAGTGCTCGCGTATTCCGAGGATCCGCTCGTGTCGAGCGACATCGTCGGCGACCCGCACTCCTCGATCTTCGACTCAGAGCTCGCTCGTGTTGAGGGCAAGCTCGTGAAGGTATCGGCATGGTACGACAACGAGTGGGGCTTCTCGAACCGCGTTGCTGAGACGCTGGAGTTCCTCACGCGCTAG